Genomic segment of Streptomyces sp. NA02950:
GTTCGATGCAGAGCAGCCTGCTGCCGCGGGAGCTGGCAGGGGGATCCGCTCTGGAGGTGGCGTCGTGGTACTTCCCGGCGGACGCGCCCAGCGGTGTGGGTGGTGACTGGTTCGACGTGATCCCGCTCTCCGGGGCCCGGGTCGCGCTGGTCGTCGGAGACGTGGTCGGGCACGGAATCGATGCCGCGGCGACCATGGGGCGGCTCCGCACGGCAGTGCGTACGCTCGCCAACCTGGATCTGCCCCCCGATGAACTGCTGGCCCACCTGGACGACCTGGTCATCGGCCTCATGGAGACGCCCAGCGGCGATGAGCCGGCGGCGGCCGGGGACGAGAGCGTGGGCGCCGCGTTCCTGGGAGCCACCTGCCTGTACGCCGTGTACGACCCGGTCGGCGGGCAGTGCACGCTGGCCCGGGCCGGTCACCTCCCGCCCGTGATCGTCGGCCCCGACGGCGCCGTCGACTTCCTGGACCTGCCCGCCGGACCACCGCTCGGCCTCGGGGCCCTGCCCTTCGAGTCCGTCGAGCTGGAGCTTGCCGAGGGCAGCCTGATCGCGCTCTACACCGACGGCCTCATCGAAACCTGCGACCGGGACATCGGCGTAGGACTCTCCCGCTTGAGCGACACCCTCGCGGTACCCGGACCGACACTGCGGGAGACCGGCGACGACGTGGTCAACGCCCTGCTGACCGGTCTGCCGTCCGACGACGCCGCCCTGCTCCTCGCCCGGACCCATGTCCTGGGCTCGAACCAGGTGGCCTCCTGGGACCTGCCCGTCGACCCGGCCGCCGTCGCGCACGCCCGCGCGGTCGCCGGCCGGCAGCTGTCGGAGTGGGGCATGGAGGATCTGACGTTCACCATGGAGCTGATCGTCAGCGAACTGGTCACCAACGCCATCCGCCATGCGACCGGACCGATCGGCCTCCGCCTGATCCGGGACCGTTCCCTGATCTGCGAGGTCTCCGACGCCAGCAGCACCTCCCCGCGCCTGCGCCACGCCCGGACCACGGACGAGGGCGGGCGGGGGCTGCTGATCGTCGCACAGCTCACCGGACGATGGGGCACTCGCTACACCAGGACCGGCAAGATCCTCTGGACCGAACAGCCCCTACCCGCCGACATGGTGACGTGACGCCGGCACCTCAGGGATGCGGCCTGCACGTCGGCCAGGTTCAGGGGACGGACGGTCATTCCCCGCTGCCCGGCCGAAGAACGGGCGCCCCGTACGACTGCAGTGCCTCCATAACCGATGTATCGCTGCCGACCAGCAGCGGAAGCACGGGCTTGGAAGAGAGGTGACGGCCCCGGACAGCGGAGTGCGCCCTCGAATTCCTGATCCTGCTCGACCAGCCAGGGCACCTCGTGATTCACCGCAATGCCGGGTGAGTCATCGGGTACCGCGAGAGCCGGCGAGCGCAGGGCTGTGGAGGAAGCGCAGAGGGGCCCGACTCCGAAGAGTCGGACCCCATCTGACCTGCATATTTGTCAGGCCACCTAGGTGGTGATGCTTCACCCGCTCACACGTTTTAGCGGAACTCATGACCCGTTCCGCTGACCTGCACCGGAGACACCAGGCCCCCTCTGACCTGGAATTACTACGGTTGGTGATGTTGGTTGGAGTTGAGCCCGTTCGAAGATCCTGCGGACTCCTTGCGGACCGCGCGGACAGACGGGCCGGGGCCGGGCGTCGCCCCGTGCCCTGCCGTCGGGCGACGCCTTGATCCGAACTCCCGATCTGCTCGCGGCCGTCCTCAAGGCTCTCGACATTCCGCACCCCGCGACCGTGGGCGACGTCGATCGGCACGATCGGGTGCTCGCCGACCGCGCCATACACGCCGTAATCGCCCTGCGCTCCGTCGTCGAGGCCGGCGGCGAACCGTTGCTCGGCCTCGAGTGGACGACCGAGTACCTGCGCGAGCAGCTCGCCAAAACCCCTGCGACGGGCTACGTCGCGTGGGGTGAGCGGTAAGCGCCCAGCCAACGAGCGCCCCGACTCGCGGGGGAGGGTGCGAGTCGGGGCGTTCGCATTACGAGGCTGCCGGGGCGCGCGTAGGGGAACGCAGCACCGCAGCGGCCTGTCTTCTGGTCAGCGCAGGGCCTTCATGACGCGGCTGCGCAGCGCCTCATCCGCGAGGGTTTCGGCATCGCGCCACGCTGCGGCCGTAACCTCCTCGGTCTGGAGTTCGCCGACATCGGCCGAGGTCCGGAAGAGGAACCGAAAGTCGACGTGCTGGTGCTCGGGCTCGCCCTTGGCATCGTTCGCCGGGATGGGATGCACATCGATGTGGAGCGGGCGCAGCCCTGCCGGGACGACGACTGACGCGGGGATGCCGGTCTCCTCCGTGAGCTCGCGCTGCGCCGCGTCGACGAGCCGGGCGTCATCGGCCTCGAGGTGTCCGCCAGGCAGCAACCAGCGGTCGAGAGCCAGATGCCGGATGAGGAGCACGCGGCCGGCGGGGTCGGCGAGGATCGCACCCGCCGTGGCGTGCCCCCGGAACTCCTTCCGCGAGGTCAGGTCAACCGCGGCGTCCAGAAGGTCGAGGATGGGCGCCAGCGTCCCTTTCTCATCGGGGTGAGCGTCGAGGTAGTTGTCGACGGTCTCACGGATGTGCTCGGCCGTGATGGGCACGGGCAGGTCTCCTATCGGTTGAAGTAGTCGAGCCACGTCGCCGCGATGGCTGCGCGGTCGGTCGGGCTGATCTCGTGCATACCGGGGCCCAGCTCGCCGCGGGCGAGTATGGCGGAAGCCGCGAGTATCTCGGCCTGCACGAGGAAGATGAACGGTCCCACGCTGGCGCCGTGCAGGAAGTTGACGGCGTTACCGCCATTGAGCAGGTAGAAGTAGTGGCCGGTCGTCAGGTACCGGGTGACGTGCTCGCCGATGTGGGCACGCTCGTAGATGTCCGGCAGGCCGTTGAGCTCGAGCTCGTCCTCGCTGCTGGTCACGGTCGCCACGTACGCACCGTTGCG
This window contains:
- a CDS encoding NUDIX hydrolase yields the protein MPITAEHIRETVDNYLDAHPDEKGTLAPILDLLDAAVDLTSRKEFRGHATAGAILADPAGRVLLIRHLALDRWLLPGGHLEADDARLVDAAQRELTEETGIPASVVVPAGLRPLHIDVHPIPANDAKGEPEHQHVDFRFLFRTSADVGELQTEEVTAAAWRDAETLADEALRSRVMKALR